In a single window of the Zea mays cultivar B73 chromosome 5, Zm-B73-REFERENCE-NAM-5.0, whole genome shotgun sequence genome:
- the LOC100192937 gene encoding uncharacterized protein LOC100192937: MASQCAPPLPPRPRATAPFLLGHAPPHARPPRCAALTPSVLAATRPCFLASTRVLLRPQSEEAPASCSWSPSDPLLCASPASALLVAWRRRHSPAMGCKACDKPKPNYRKGLWSLEEDQKLRDYILLHGHGCWSALPMKAGTNVKIAAIPSSVVVLTSETFDSIVLDEFYAPWCGHCKHLAPIYEKLASVFKQDDSVVIANLDADKHTDLAKKYGVSSFPTLKFFPKGNKAGEDYDGGRDLDDFVKFINEKCGTSRDPKGHLTSEARLVPSLNPLVKEFLNAVDDKRKEVLSKIEEDVAKLSGSAAKHGNIYVTAAKKIMDKGSDYTKKETERLHRMLEKIPSSHSRSC, from the exons ATGGCATCCCAGTGTGCCCCGCCCTTGCCTCCTCGGCCACGCGCCACCGCGCCGTTCCTCCTCGGCCACGCACCGCCGCACGCCCGTCCTCCTCGGTGCGCCGCCCTCACCCCCTCGGTGCTCGCCGCCACGCGCCCGTGCTTCCTCGCCTCCACGCGCGTCCTGCTGAGACCACAGAGCGAAGAAGCCCCAGCCTCCTGTAGCTGGTCTCCCTCTGACCCTCTCCTCTGCGCTTCCCCTGCGTCGGCCCTGCTCGTAGCTTGGAGGCGGCGACATTCTCCGGCAATGGGGTGCAAGGCGTGCGACAAGCCCAAGCCCAACTACCGCAAGGGCCTGTGGTCGCTGGAGGAGGACCAGAAGCTCCGCGACTACATTCTCCTCCACGGCCACGGCTGCTGGAGCGCGCTCCCCATGAAAGCCG GTACCAATGTCAAGATAGCTGCCATTCCTTCAAGCGTCGTGGTTCTGACTTCAGAGACCTTTGACTCAATTGTCCTTGATGAGTTTTATGCCCCATG GTGTGGTCACTGCAAGCATCTTGCTCCG ATTTATGAGAAGCTGGCTTCAGTTTTCAAGCAGGACGACAGTGTTGTGATTGCCAATCTTGATGCTGACAAGCACACTGACTTGGCTAAAAA ATATGGTGTTTCTAGTTTCCCTACATTGAAGTTCTTCCCTAAGGGAAACAAAGCCGGTGAAGATTATGATGGTGGCCGGGACTTGGATGActttgtcaagttcattaatgagaAGTGTGGCACCAGCCGGGATCCAAAGGGCCACCTGACTTCAGAG GCTAGGCTTGTGCCAAGCTTGAATCCTCTTGTGAAGGAGTTTCTCAATGCTGTTGATGACAAGCGGAAGGAAGTCCTCTCTAAAATAGAAGAGGATGTTGCTAAGCTCAGCGGTTCTGCAGCCAA GCATGGAAATATATATGTGACAGCTGCAAAGAAGATCATGGACAAGGGCTCTGACTACACTAAGAAGGAGACTGAGAGGCTTCACCGCATGCTGGAGAAG ATTCCAAGTTCACACAGCAGGAGTTGCTAG
- the LOC100192937 gene encoding uncharacterized protein isoform X3, whose amino-acid sequence MASQCAPPLPPRPRATAPFLLGHAPPHARPPRCAALTPSVLAATRPCFLASTRVLLRPQSEEAPASCSWSPSDPLLCASPASALLVAWRRRHSPAMGCKACDKPKPNYRKGLWSLEEDQKLRDYILLHGHGCWSALPMKAGTNVKIAAIPSSVVVLTSETFDSIVLDEFYAPWCGHCKHLAPIYEKLASVFKQDDSVVIANLDADKHTDLAKKYGVSSFPTLKFFPKGNKAGEDYDGGRDLDDFVKFINEKCGTSRDPKGHLTSEARLVPSLNPLVKEFLNAVDDKRKEVLSKIEEDVAKLSGSAAKHGNIYVTAAKKIMDKGSDYTKKETERLHRMLEKLVQ is encoded by the exons ATGGCATCCCAGTGTGCCCCGCCCTTGCCTCCTCGGCCACGCGCCACCGCGCCGTTCCTCCTCGGCCACGCACCGCCGCACGCCCGTCCTCCTCGGTGCGCCGCCCTCACCCCCTCGGTGCTCGCCGCCACGCGCCCGTGCTTCCTCGCCTCCACGCGCGTCCTGCTGAGACCACAGAGCGAAGAAGCCCCAGCCTCCTGTAGCTGGTCTCCCTCTGACCCTCTCCTCTGCGCTTCCCCTGCGTCGGCCCTGCTCGTAGCTTGGAGGCGGCGACATTCTCCGGCAATGGGGTGCAAGGCGTGCGACAAGCCCAAGCCCAACTACCGCAAGGGCCTGTGGTCGCTGGAGGAGGACCAGAAGCTCCGCGACTACATTCTCCTCCACGGCCACGGCTGCTGGAGCGCGCTCCCCATGAAAGCCG GTACCAATGTCAAGATAGCTGCCATTCCTTCAAGCGTCGTGGTTCTGACTTCAGAGACCTTTGACTCAATTGTCCTTGATGAGTTTTATGCCCCATG GTGTGGTCACTGCAAGCATCTTGCTCCG ATTTATGAGAAGCTGGCTTCAGTTTTCAAGCAGGACGACAGTGTTGTGATTGCCAATCTTGATGCTGACAAGCACACTGACTTGGCTAAAAA ATATGGTGTTTCTAGTTTCCCTACATTGAAGTTCTTCCCTAAGGGAAACAAAGCCGGTGAAGATTATGATGGTGGCCGGGACTTGGATGActttgtcaagttcattaatgagaAGTGTGGCACCAGCCGGGATCCAAAGGGCCACCTGACTTCAGAG GCTAGGCTTGTGCCAAGCTTGAATCCTCTTGTGAAGGAGTTTCTCAATGCTGTTGATGACAAGCGGAAGGAAGTCCTCTCTAAAATAGAAGAGGATGTTGCTAAGCTCAGCGGTTCTGCAGCCAA GCATGGAAATATATATGTGACAGCTGCAAAGAAGATCATGGACAAGGGCTCTGACTACACTAAGAAGGAGACTGAGAGGCTTCACCGCATGCTGGAGAAG CTAGTTCAGTAA
- the LOC100192937 gene encoding uncharacterized protein isoform X2, which translates to MASQCAPPLPPRPRATAPFLLGHAPPHARPPRCAALTPSVLAATRPCFLASTRVLLRPQSEEAPASCSWSPSDPLLCASPASALLVAWRRRHSPAMGCKACDKPKPNYRKGLWSLEEDQKLRDYILLHGHGCWSALPMKAGTNVKIAAIPSSVVVLTSETFDSIVLDEFYAPWCGHCKHLAPIYEKLASVFKQDDSVVIANLDADKHTDLAKKYGVSSFPTLKFFPKGNKAGEDYDGGRDLDDFVKFINEKCGTSRDPKGHLTSEARLVPSLNPLVKEFLNAVDDKRKEVLSKIEEDVAKLSGSAAKHGNIYVTAAKKIMDKGSDYTKKETERLHRMLEKWCS; encoded by the exons ATGGCATCCCAGTGTGCCCCGCCCTTGCCTCCTCGGCCACGCGCCACCGCGCCGTTCCTCCTCGGCCACGCACCGCCGCACGCCCGTCCTCCTCGGTGCGCCGCCCTCACCCCCTCGGTGCTCGCCGCCACGCGCCCGTGCTTCCTCGCCTCCACGCGCGTCCTGCTGAGACCACAGAGCGAAGAAGCCCCAGCCTCCTGTAGCTGGTCTCCCTCTGACCCTCTCCTCTGCGCTTCCCCTGCGTCGGCCCTGCTCGTAGCTTGGAGGCGGCGACATTCTCCGGCAATGGGGTGCAAGGCGTGCGACAAGCCCAAGCCCAACTACCGCAAGGGCCTGTGGTCGCTGGAGGAGGACCAGAAGCTCCGCGACTACATTCTCCTCCACGGCCACGGCTGCTGGAGCGCGCTCCCCATGAAAGCCG GTACCAATGTCAAGATAGCTGCCATTCCTTCAAGCGTCGTGGTTCTGACTTCAGAGACCTTTGACTCAATTGTCCTTGATGAGTTTTATGCCCCATG GTGTGGTCACTGCAAGCATCTTGCTCCG ATTTATGAGAAGCTGGCTTCAGTTTTCAAGCAGGACGACAGTGTTGTGATTGCCAATCTTGATGCTGACAAGCACACTGACTTGGCTAAAAA ATATGGTGTTTCTAGTTTCCCTACATTGAAGTTCTTCCCTAAGGGAAACAAAGCCGGTGAAGATTATGATGGTGGCCGGGACTTGGATGActttgtcaagttcattaatgagaAGTGTGGCACCAGCCGGGATCCAAAGGGCCACCTGACTTCAGAG GCTAGGCTTGTGCCAAGCTTGAATCCTCTTGTGAAGGAGTTTCTCAATGCTGTTGATGACAAGCGGAAGGAAGTCCTCTCTAAAATAGAAGAGGATGTTGCTAAGCTCAGCGGTTCTGCAGCCAA GCATGGAAATATATATGTGACAGCTGCAAAGAAGATCATGGACAAGGGCTCTGACTACACTAAGAAGGAGACTGAGAGGCTTCACCGCATGCTGGAGAAG TGGTGTAGCTAG
- the LOC100192937 gene encoding uncharacterized protein isoform X5, with translation MASQCAPPLPPRPRATAPFLLGHAPPHARPPRCAALTPSVLAATRPCFLASTRVLLRPQSEEAPASCSWSPSDPLLCASPASALLVAWRRRHSPAMGCKACDKPKPNYRKGLWSLEEDQKLRDYILLHGHGCWSALPMKAGTNVKIAAIPSSVVVLTSETFDSIVLDEFYAPWCGHCKHLAPIYEKLASVFKQDDSVVIANLDADKHTDLAKKYGVSSFPTLKFFPKGNKAGEDYDGGRDLDDFVKFINEKCGTSRDPKGHLTSEACAKLESSCEGVSQCC, from the exons ATGGCATCCCAGTGTGCCCCGCCCTTGCCTCCTCGGCCACGCGCCACCGCGCCGTTCCTCCTCGGCCACGCACCGCCGCACGCCCGTCCTCCTCGGTGCGCCGCCCTCACCCCCTCGGTGCTCGCCGCCACGCGCCCGTGCTTCCTCGCCTCCACGCGCGTCCTGCTGAGACCACAGAGCGAAGAAGCCCCAGCCTCCTGTAGCTGGTCTCCCTCTGACCCTCTCCTCTGCGCTTCCCCTGCGTCGGCCCTGCTCGTAGCTTGGAGGCGGCGACATTCTCCGGCAATGGGGTGCAAGGCGTGCGACAAGCCCAAGCCCAACTACCGCAAGGGCCTGTGGTCGCTGGAGGAGGACCAGAAGCTCCGCGACTACATTCTCCTCCACGGCCACGGCTGCTGGAGCGCGCTCCCCATGAAAGCCG GTACCAATGTCAAGATAGCTGCCATTCCTTCAAGCGTCGTGGTTCTGACTTCAGAGACCTTTGACTCAATTGTCCTTGATGAGTTTTATGCCCCATG GTGTGGTCACTGCAAGCATCTTGCTCCG ATTTATGAGAAGCTGGCTTCAGTTTTCAAGCAGGACGACAGTGTTGTGATTGCCAATCTTGATGCTGACAAGCACACTGACTTGGCTAAAAA ATATGGTGTTTCTAGTTTCCCTACATTGAAGTTCTTCCCTAAGGGAAACAAAGCCGGTGAAGATTATGATGGTGGCCGGGACTTGGATGActttgtcaagttcattaatgagaAGTGTGGCACCAGCCGGGATCCAAAGGGCCACCTGACTTCAGAG GCTTGTGCCAAGCTTGAATCCTCTTGTGAAGGAGTTTCTCAATGCTGTTGA
- the LOC100192937 gene encoding uncharacterized protein isoform X4 has protein sequence MASQCAPPLPPRPRATAPFLLGHAPPHARPPRCAALTPSVLAATRPCFLASTRVLLRPQSEEAPASCSWSPSDPLLCASPASALLVAWRRRHSPAMGCKACDKPKPNYRKGLWSLEEDQKLRDYILLHGHGCWSALPMKAGTNVKIAAIPSSVVVLTSETFDSIVLDEFYAPWCGHCKHLAPIYEKLASVFKQDDSVVIANLDADKHTDLAKKLTINLSYLGLSMTVFQRIGVSHQLSLVLISGEKFNNVHGEVVYHILFLVHLLLSFLILWYILLVEARHILDLLFTKRNLW, from the exons ATGGCATCCCAGTGTGCCCCGCCCTTGCCTCCTCGGCCACGCGCCACCGCGCCGTTCCTCCTCGGCCACGCACCGCCGCACGCCCGTCCTCCTCGGTGCGCCGCCCTCACCCCCTCGGTGCTCGCCGCCACGCGCCCGTGCTTCCTCGCCTCCACGCGCGTCCTGCTGAGACCACAGAGCGAAGAAGCCCCAGCCTCCTGTAGCTGGTCTCCCTCTGACCCTCTCCTCTGCGCTTCCCCTGCGTCGGCCCTGCTCGTAGCTTGGAGGCGGCGACATTCTCCGGCAATGGGGTGCAAGGCGTGCGACAAGCCCAAGCCCAACTACCGCAAGGGCCTGTGGTCGCTGGAGGAGGACCAGAAGCTCCGCGACTACATTCTCCTCCACGGCCACGGCTGCTGGAGCGCGCTCCCCATGAAAGCCG GTACCAATGTCAAGATAGCTGCCATTCCTTCAAGCGTCGTGGTTCTGACTTCAGAGACCTTTGACTCAATTGTCCTTGATGAGTTTTATGCCCCATG GTGTGGTCACTGCAAGCATCTTGCTCCG ATTTATGAGAAGCTGGCTTCAGTTTTCAAGCAGGACGACAGTGTTGTGATTGCCAATCTTGATGCTGACAAGCACACTGACTTGGCTAAAAA ACT CACAATCAACTTGAGCTACCTTGGGTTGAGTATGACAGTTTTCCAAAGAATTGGTGTCAGTCATCAATTGTCTCTTGTGCTGATTTCTGGCGAGAAGTTCAACAATGTCCATGGGGAAGTCGTCTATCACATTTTGTTTCtcgtgcaccttctgctttccttTCTTATTCTTTGGTATATTCTTCTTGTGGAGGCCAGACACATTCTGGATCTTTTGTTTACCAAGAGAAACCTGTGGTAA